aaaatcttgatattctccaaacacaggaaagtaaagttactaggAGTCATATTtccgggattcattttcccatgaatcattttccttgctaactttactttcccgccAACCAAGCATGGCCTTAAGGTTTTGTTATGGTTTTCTTTGGCGTTGATTTAGTGATACAAAGTTTTATTGTTTGGCCAAGATATTGATcaagataatttttatttattttttatttagtaaataaaattaaaatcaggagaaatttcaaatatacaaaataaggTCTCTTCTTTGGCATGGGTTTGAacaaatatactataaaattcagtgaaaaaaatagtagaatgTGGTGCActaaatatgagtgaaattagttaattaaatttgaggcACActcattatttatcatataaataaacaCAGAATTCTGATCGCAAATCgataaaatgattaattggGATTCCTAATCATAGacaaaaaaagtatttttaaaatttataataagtgAAAAGGTATAACTTGAACCTTAAATTGACTAGAAAAATGTTACAATTATAAAAGAAGGGTTGACGAAAAATGATGTCatcataaaaatggaaaccaattatatatttactcTCCCGTCCCGcaataagagtcttattttgtcatttcggttcgtcccacaataagaatcttatttcacttttaccataaatggtaagtaggtctcatatTTCATCATCTTATTCCAcgcacattttattataaaactaatatatgactcatattccactaacttattcgacccactttttttttacatttcttaaaatctgtatCACAACTAAATAGGACTCCTATTACaggacaaatggagtattatttgcAGAGCTGTACACTCCTCCCTCtttgtctcacaaaaatagataattttttactattttggatATGTCTAGTAAAAATAGTAGAAATTTTATtctaagattttttttatctttaataaGATGGATTTCATTCTCGATGAACAGTACTACTcacaatattataataattattattttttagtttattaattgCATATTAAGACAGTGCGAATATATTAGTGCTATGGAACGAAaggaatataattttatatacaataTGTAAATTTCTATTgtgctaaaaaaaaaataaagtacacctgctaaagagagaaaaaaaaaaaacagatatatactagtactagtatgaTGTAGAGTAGTAGACCAGCTCACACGGTTAACGTGTCATCATGTAACACGAGTTCGAGTACCAATTAGCGCTTTCTCGACCACCATAAATTAGCTTATCTTTCTAGggtttcttctctctcttgttgCCAAGAAATGCTTATATCCACCACTCTGCTGTTTCGCTCTCTTCATTCCTAAATTCCCATTTTCTGCATCCATAAGGTAAAGCTCTAAACTTTTCTCCCCATCTACTGCGTGTGCCCCATTCCTATCTGTTTATGCATACCATGACAAAATTTATTCGaattggggtttttttttcattggttGTTAATGTAGGGATATGGTTTTAAAGacaaatgaatattttatttcgatttttgatttaatcgaattcgtgCTTGAATTGATTAAGAAAAACCTATAAGAACTAATTCCAGTCGATGTTCTCGATCATGAATATGCAATTGTGGCTCATAAGGCGGTTCAGATTCATTGGGAAGTGGTTCAGATTTAAATCCTTTTATCTGAACGATTTTGAGCTTGAATTTACgattttgtttgttaatcTGTGCAAATTCGACAAATTTATTATACGCTCGTGTTTCTGATTGTTCAGCTCATGCATTGCATTTTTGTAATAGTcgatttcttattttcatttattgtttgCCTATTTGTATTTAGAAATAGCTTCTATGGTTTCTTTCATTGATTGATTATCCTTTTTCATATTCAGATTTTTATCCTACGAGATTTTGCTTTTATTCTTGTGGTGTATTGAATTCAATGTTCATGTGATTGATTATGGGCTCTGGTATTAAATCCATTTAGGTTTTAAAGAAAACATGCTTATCTGTTTGTTATCAGCATGATTTGACATTACTATAATGCATCCACATGTGCAGTTCAATTTGGAGGATCAGGAAAGCAATCTCGTCTACATTTGAGCCATTTGCGTATGCTCTACATCTTTGGTGATCATGTCCAACAATTTGGTTTCCCAGTACCCGATCTCAGATAGGCAGTTGGCTCAGATGGAGCATGGTTCTAGCTCTCTTGAATTTCCAGTGCCAGAGATGCCTATGAAAATGGCAGGACAGGTACCAAGCAATCCTGAGCCACAACATTTCTCTGTACCAGTAGATCAAAGTGGTCTATTAGAGTCTCTCTCTGGTGATTCTGGGTTCAATGCCTCATTGTTGCCGAATAATATGTTGGGGCATAATGAATCCTCTGGTGTTGGTATGGGATCAAACCAAGTTTGGATGTCGAACCAGCTAGGTCCGGAGCATGCAATTTCTCCCAACAGCATAGCTGCACAGAAGGCTTCATTCCCATTGAAGCGGAAGGCTGAGATGGAACCGTCGTCAAACAGTGATACTTCTCAGCAGTTTACTGAGCCTTACAATCGGCCAGCACATGTGGGATCTGATGCTAATTCTCCTGGACATCTGCAGCATTCAGCACATCAAAAGAGAACTGCCCAATCCCAGTCTCGATTGGGCTCTCCAGTTACGCCTGTTCAACCTATCAAGAAAATGATGCGGAATGACTCCATGTCTGGTAAGTCTGGCTTACAGCGTGGGCAAACTGGAAAGCGACAAACTGCCCAAACTGGATCTGCATCCAAGGTTCCTTCAGATTCATCCGAAGGAATAAGGTCTAAACTGAGGGAATCTTTGTCTGCGGCATTGGCTTTGGCATGTCAGAACCAGGAGAATGCCTTGATAACTCAGAAAAACCAGCAGGATACACATAATGCCTTGGACCCACAGGATTCTCATGTCTCTAGTTCTAGTGAGGGAGGTCAGGTTCCTGTTTCTGGTTCTGCAGACATTTTCCCTTCCAATGAATTGGCCTCATTTAACAAAACAGGTGGTTCTCAGGTATTCACTGCTGAGCTACCTCATGGTGAAAGTAGAGGGAATGAAGCTCAGGCTTTCCAGGGGTTCCAGTATAGTTTGCCTGATGAGGATGTTCCATTTGGTGATAACTTCTTTGTTAAAGATGATCTTCTGCAGGGCAATGGGCTTTCTTGGgcatttgattttgatatgcATATGGGAGAGGGTAAGGAAAGTCAACATACTGAAAAGTCGCTGAAAGATGAAGCAATTATGCCGAAACAAGAAGTTGCAACTTTGACACCAGAAGACTTGGCTTTCAAAATTGAAGCTGAGCtgtttaaattatttggtgatgcgaacaaaaaatatagagagaaaGGCAGGTCTCTTTTGTTCAACCTCAAAGATCGTAACAATCCGGAACTGAGAGAAAGAGTCATGTCTGGCAAAATATCTCCGGAAAGGTTATGTTCAATGTCAGCTGAAGAGCTTGCTTCCAAGGAGTTAACAGAGTGGCGTATGGCAAAAGCAGAAGAGTTGGCACAAATGAAAGTTTTACCTGATACTGAGGTTGATATAAGACGTTTGGTCAGGAAAACACACAAGGGTGAGTTTCAGGTGGAAGTGGAGCATGATGATCCCATCGTTGCAGAGGTATCTGCTGGGACTTCTTTGTTGACACGAcctttaaagaaaaaaactgtTGAATCTCAATCTCCTTCTGGAGCTAGCATTGAATATAAAGAGAAGGTTACAGGCCAAGGAAACAGTTTAGAAGGCCCGGATCTCCCGGGCAGCCTGATTATTCAGACGGATGGAACTGATCCAATGCAAGGAATGATGGTGGATGAACTCAAGGATACTGACCTGCCTCCTATTGTTTCGTTGGATGAGTTTATGGAGTCCCTTAATAATGAGCCTCCATTTGAGAATCTATCTGCAGATGGGGGGAAGAAGTCTCCTGTATCATATGGTGAAAGCCCAAAACGTCCTAGCAACCTTAGGGCTTCTAATCGTGTTTCAGAAATACGAAAAGATGCTACCCCCAAAAAGGCTCCTTTAGTCAAGAAACCTAACTCGAAGGATTTGAGTGGTAGTCCTGCAAAAGAAACAGCTCGTCCTAGTGATGTACCGAAGAAAGCTGATTTAGTCTGGAATGGTATCCTTCAGCTCACCATATCATCCTCAATCACTGTTGGTGGCCTATTTTACAGGTTTGTGCATTTGTGGTTCAAAACTAGAAGCATCTTTTTTGTTTCCATTATAACCTAATTAGCTCCTTCCCGATTACATTAAACCACATTTGAAATTCCTTTGTATAAACAGTGGTGAGAAGACATCAACAAAGGAGTGGTCTGGTTCTCTTGAGATCAAGGGCAGAGTTAGAGTTGATGCATTTGAAAAATTTCTGCAAGAACTCCCCATGTCTCGAACACGTGCAGTCATGGTATATCAAGGCCTTCTCCTTTTCCTTGTAACTAATTCTTGCCCCCTCAAATGCTGCTGCTGGGTATTTGGCTTTTTGCCTCCAGAGAAGGCAATGTGGCTTCCCAGTGCTGATACCTCATTACCttaatctttttttagttttagtcTGTATGTACAAAAGCAGCAGCAGTGAAAAAGTctccaaaatatatcaatgtTTTTTACATGTTTTCCCAGTGGGGAATTCTATCATGATTTTTgtcaagagaagaaaaaaagaatttaatcgTCTAAGAGTAGTTTCTACAATTGCCAGTAATAATCACCTTTAacatataaactaaaaatctTCTGTTATAATGGATGTGTACTTTGtttaaagtttattttattttctggtCGAGATttaaatgagttagttgaagaACTGTGTATCCGTATTCAGAAATTTAATTCTGTAAATTAATACGTCGAATAGCCAAAAACGTTTTCAACGTGTGTTAAAAACAGGTCAAAATAATTGcagaaaaaaatgtgataatGAAGTGTTGGTAGCTTTATTTACTTGTACATTTGAATTGCTACTATGCTTTTACTAaccccactctctctctctctctccaggTTCTCCACTTCATTTTGAGGGACAAATCATCTGAGGAGCAGCGTTCTAACCTCACTGAGGTACTAACtcctctctatctctctttctctctctagtgTGTTGTTGGAACTTAATGCAGCTGTCCATTTTCCGGTGTAGGCTATTAGCTCGTACATAGGTGACGAGAGGCTGGGATACGCTGAGCCAGTCGCAGGCGTGGAGCTCTACCTCTGCCCGCCGGCTTCTAGAATGTTTGAAATGTTGAACAAGCATATACTCCGGGAACGCCCAGGAACTGAGGAATCCTTCGAAAACGGACTAATTGGTGTAGTTGTATGGAGAAGAGCTCATATAAGCAACGCAATATCACCTAATTCATCGTCCCACCAAAAACACGCCTTCAAAAAGCAACCTTTAGCTGCTCCCCCTAAGAGATTTCATGACTCGCCGAATCTTAATCCTAATACCCCAACTAGGAAATCCCAGCTGCCCCCGGCGGATGACGACGACGATGACATCCCGCCTGGGTTCGGCCCTGGTGCAGCGGAGAAGGACGACGATGATTTACCCGAATTCAACTTCTCCGCCAGGGAATTGAACCCGTCAGCGTCTCGTAATCAACTCCACGGTTTTAAAAAGCTGACAAGACCAGTAGAGGATGTGAGAGAGCTTATCAAGAAATATGGGCAAGGTGGGCCTAGTGTGGTGACCAGTAAGAGTGTGGTAGTAGATGATAGGAGATTGGGGATTGAACCTTGGAATGATGACGACGATGATGATATACCGGAGTGGCGGCCGCAGGCCCCACAACAGCTGCCGCACCACCAGCCTTACGCGGTGCCCCACGGCCATCAGCTGCCGCTGCACTTACATCCTAGTGATGGTCGTACGCCTCCACCTGCTGTGACCCAGCTGCAGCGGCCACCCGGTGGAGCTTGGGCTCCGCCACCGGGTTACCAACATGGTCCGAGATGGAGGCAGTACTAGTTAGCTTTTCACTAGctgtatataaattttgatgttttttctTTCCCTAACCACACTTCTGTTTCTTGTTCTAAAGGTTTTCAGTTATATAAGTTAGGTTGTTCAATAGTTTGTTCTTCAATTTCGtgttttgtaaaattatttaaacgCTTATAAAATTGACACAAATACGAAAGACAATGAGAGATGCAAACTTATATTTCTGTCTCTTGTCATATGCTATATCAATGTCCCAAGATTATGATTTTCTTCAAAATGTATAATTTTGGTTATGTTTCTCATAAACATTCAAGAAAATGGGTATGCACAATGAACCCACACATTGACGTCATTTTAATGGTCACATTTACATCAAGAATTCTTGACACTCTAAAAGGTTCAAAAGTTTGGTCACACTAATCAGCCAAACTCTATTCTCAGTCCAAATTTGACATTCCAGGAAAGGGAATTCAAAATCTTACAAGAGGTGGTAGAAAGTCTTACTGCTTTGCAGATGACAACTTGGGGTGGTTCCTTCCCCTTGAGGCGTCTTTGTCAAAATGTCCGACGTCTTCCAGACTTGATAAGAATGACGTTCGTGTCTTCATCCTGCTATAAAACAAGGGTTGGAGGAGCCCTTTATACATTCGAGCTGACTTCTTTCTTCCTCCCTTTCGTATGATGGCATGCCTCCAGCTTGTATTCAGTCTTCTTACGGTGACCCTTCCCCTCTTGGGATCTTTCGGGGATACTGCTCTATGTGCAGATTGTTTCACCCAGTCGAGCGCTGCTTATTACCCAAATACTGATGAGAAAGGAACAGAAAGTGAGTTAGAAGTTTCTTAATAGCATAAGTTAAAACATGCTTGCAGTGAATCATTTCAACCTTATGcattgataaaatgaaatttaatgcAAATGATATTGATATAAACTCTCTATTAAATCTTGGTTGCCTTTGACACAAAAAGTTCAATTAACAATGGAGAAGTATTTGCAGCATTAGATCTGTATCGAGATGGATTAGGATGCGGTACTTGCAACTATCACACAAAGGAGTGAACAAAGCTTTACAGATACTGAATATGGATGGTAAATTTACAAAGCTTCATGAGGACATATCtataaattccaaattatgtggaacagttctaaaaaataaataagcaaCATAATTCTCCAGATTCTATAAGCATCCTTTTCATGAACAGGATTGGAGCTGTCACACTTTTGTctatttctttccttttcttttattatttccgAGTTCTTCTCATCTGATAAACATGCTTAACCCCATATCACAAAAAGATATATCACATCCAGCTTCATATATCTTGACTCTCAACACGCACAAATAGAAGATAATGATACAAGCTGATTTCTGTGAATGCACGAGATTTCATCTGAACAAAAATACTACTGAGTAAGATAGATGAAAGCAGCAAGGCATGAAAGACATAAATGCAGTGCAACTATGTAAGGTACCTTGTAATCTTTGAATATGCGTTCTTCACCAGCTCGTGGCACAGGATGTGTAGTTCTGGGATTCTTAACtgcaaagaaaaaggaatggTTGGTAAACCAATTCATCAAAAcactaaatattttcataatctAACTTCGTGTTTTATATAAACAAACTCTCTACAGCACAAAGTTACACATGCAAACTATTGGATCGGACTAATGGACCAGAATGGACAAGTTCGAGCACTTTTGATGAGTAACACAGGAACTTGCAGCCCTTCCATTCGAGTTCTGATTTCTTGTTGACTTGCTcaatatttctattatttggattttccATTTCTCAACCAGATGGCTTAGGGCCTTTCAGGAGATTAACAACAAGACTTTAAAAGGAAAGAAGCACCACCCAATGTACCGGTTTCAGGTAGGATGCTCTTTAGAGATGAAAATGGAGACAAGAAATGAATAGTTCCAGTCAATGACATACCAAGATAACTGGATAGTTGGAGACATATATGACTCTGGACCTGGAGCACGAGTTATTGTCTGATCAATCAAGTTATGCGAATATGCGACGAACACATCTCCAGCCCAAACACTTCCTCAGAGAGAGCATCTTCGGTCGCATGATGAAGAGATGGAACTCATTTTCACCATCCATCTTGTATTCTCTATTAGTACCATCCATTCTCAGGACAATTTACCAAACATAACAAACACTCTCATTTGTAAAGCTTGAGGGGAACCCTTCATCCAACCTTTTAACTTCGCTTCTTTCAATAGTTTATAAGATCCTTCATTAGGTTCACATCCATCCACGTACATGTCCTTAAGCAGATCAATAATTTCCCAGAACATTCCTTTCATGAACATTGCTTTCATAATTGTGttgtaaatgaaaatattaggAGGGATGCCATTCTCTCGCAATTGGTCTCGCAGATGGAGGGCAAGTGCAATTTTGCCTCTTCTGCATAAGGCATGCACGAAGCAATTGTAGGTGCCAAGATCCAGCCTCAATTTACGGCTAGACATTTCCCTTGATAGCTCATCTACCATCAAATCATTTCCTTCATGTATGAAAGCGCGGATTAGAATATTGTATGTAGTCGTATCTGCCAGAACTCCAATCTGTttaaaatagttgaaaaatGTTTCTGCTAATCCAAGTAGATGATTCTTGCAGAGTCCAATAAGAAGGGTGTTCACAGTGACTGTATTAGGCTTGGGACCATTGATCACCATGGACTCCACGAGCTTTAAGCAGTCTGTTATTTTGCCAACTGTACAATAATACTGAATCAGAGATGTTAAGCTCACAACGTCAAGTTTTATTCCTTCATGTTCCATCTGCCACAAAATTCTCTGAACAATGGCTGAATTTCCTAGTTTACATGCAGCAGACAAAACAGTATTCAAGGAAATCAAATCAGGGCCATTGCTAGGCCACAAGATACAATCAAATAACTTGAAAGCTTCATAAAAATTTCTCTCTTTGCACAATCCCTTAAGAATTATGTTGTATGATCTATTAGTAGGTCTAAAACCCTTTTCCATCACACTCTGCATCAAGGACAAAGCTTCTCCAGAATTACTATCACAACACATGGAATGCAGATATATGTTGTAAACGGCAGTATCTACAGAGCAGTGCCTTAGTATAATATTGAGCAACAACTTATTGACGAACTCTACATTGCCCCTTTTCAACATGCCTCCAGCTAATGCGGCATGAGTATACATGTCAGGTGACAAGCCCTTTTGATCAATAAGTTGAATAAGATCATAAGCATCATCTACTCTACCTTGAGTGCAAAACTCACGGAGAACTATGTTGTATACAACTAAGTCAGGGTTATATCCGCTCTCTTCCATCTTTCCCAAAAGGTTCAGTGCCACATCAATTTTCCCGTCATCACAGAGAAACTTAATAAGTACTGTATAAGTGACCAGACTAGGCTTACAACCAACATTTTCCATTTCCTCTAAACAGAAAAAAGCTTCACGCCACAGCCTATCCTTACTAAAACCATAAACCAACGCAGTATAAGAGTAAACAGATCGCACGAATCCCTTCTTTTCTAAGAAACCAAAAAATGCTAATGCGACAAAAGTTTTACTGGATTTACATAAAGCCCAGAGTATGGGATTATAAATAATCCCCCCACAAAAGTATCCCTTTCCTGAAATCTTCACAAACAATGAAATTGCCACCTGAACCATCCCTACATGGCAAAGACCTTGGATCAAGACACTTATATCATACTGACTTGGAATATAGTTGACACTCAACATAATCTCAAGCAACATAACAGCATCAACTACACTTTCTGTTTTCAGTAGCTTTTTGAACAACTTTGACATAATTGTAAATGAAGGGGAAAACCCAGACGCCATCATCTCGCCTGCGATATACATTGCAGCTTTCGATCTTCCAACATAAATGAACCCATTCAAGAGTGTTTGATAAGTTAACAGATTCGGGCTTGGCCCAAATCTTTTCATCCCACTGTACACCTCAAACAACTCATCGAACGACACACTACCCGACTTTAAGAAATACCTGATCATAGCATTATAGTCATAAGTGGTAGGTTTACCCAGAACATTATCCCTCATGAAGTTCAGAGTCTCGAGGGCTTTGGTAATGCACCCCGAGGCAGCATGCCGCTGCATTCTCTGCTGCAACTCTCTGTATTCGCACGATTCCAGCAGCACATTGTCATCTGATGAGAAACCAGTATCTTGAGCAGCACAGCAAGAAGTGGAAATCCTCATAAAGTGGGACAGCGAAAAAAACCATCTTTTTCTCTTGGGTACAAAAGAACATTCTACAGAAAGTTCAGAAATTTTGCATAAACCCCAAAAATTAAACTGATGACTTATCATGCTGCAGCATATCAGCTACATTTTCAGATTCAGTCCAACGCCATTCTCATAAAATCAATCAACTTTGATTGCACCAGATAGCTTCAATGAACAAACAGATGGAACTCCACTTTGGGAAGGAAGAGAGCTGATTCCTCTGCTGAATGAAAAGACGTAAATTGAATTGTGCCCTTCGAAAATTTGGGAAGATGAATTCACACAGAATTTGATTGAATTGGTGGATAAACTCTATTATTAGCTTCCCGCCACGTTATAAATGAGTAATTGAGAGCACTACCTAAACCCTAACCCTTTTTGCCAAGAAATCTGGACGACAACGTTGTAATTTAGTTCTTGTATTTGGTActgtgatttttatttaatta
The genomic region above belongs to Salvia hispanica cultivar TCC Black 2014 chromosome 3, UniMelb_Shisp_WGS_1.0, whole genome shotgun sequence and contains:
- the LOC125214898 gene encoding pentatricopeptide repeat-containing protein At1g62914, mitochondrial-like isoform X2 — protein: MISHQFNFWGLCKISELSVECSFVPKRKRWFFSLSHFMRISTSCCAAQDTGFSSDDNVLLESCEYRELQQRMQRHAASGCITKALETLNFMRDNVLGMVQVAISLFVKISGKGYFCGGIIYNPILWALCKSSKTFVALAFFGFLEKKGFVRSVYSYTALVYGFSKDRLWREAFFCLEEMENVGCKPSLVTYTVLIKFLCDDGKIDVALNLLGKMEESGYNPDLVVYNIVLREFCTQGRVDDAYDLIQLIDQKGLSPDMYTHAALAGGMLKRGNVEFVNKLLLNIILRHCSVDTAVYNIYLHSMCCDSNSGEALSLMQSVMEKGFRPTNRSYNIILKGLCKERNFYEAFKLFDCILWPSNGPDLISLNTVLSAACKLGNSAIVQRILWQMEHEGIKLDVVSLTSLIQYYCTVGKITDCLKLVESMVINGPKPNTVTVNTLLIGLCKNHLLGLAETFFNYFKQIGVLADTTTYNILIRAFIHEGNDLMVDELSREMSSRKLRLDLGTYNCFVHALCRRGKIALALHLRDQLRENGIPPNIFIYNTIMKAMFMKGMFWEIIDLLKDMYVDGCEPNEGSYKLLKEAKLKGWMKGSPQALQMRVFVMFGKLS
- the LOC125214897 gene encoding uncharacterized protein LOC125214897 translates to MSNNLVSQYPISDRQLAQMEHGSSSLEFPVPEMPMKMAGQVPSNPEPQHFSVPVDQSGLLESLSGDSGFNASLLPNNMLGHNESSGVGMGSNQVWMSNQLGPEHAISPNSIAAQKASFPLKRKAEMEPSSNSDTSQQFTEPYNRPAHVGSDANSPGHLQHSAHQKRTAQSQSRLGSPVTPVQPIKKMMRNDSMSGKSGLQRGQTGKRQTAQTGSASKVPSDSSEGIRSKLRESLSAALALACQNQENALITQKNQQDTHNALDPQDSHVSSSSEGGQVPVSGSADIFPSNELASFNKTGGSQVFTAELPHGESRGNEAQAFQGFQYSLPDEDVPFGDNFFVKDDLLQGNGLSWAFDFDMHMGEGKESQHTEKSLKDEAIMPKQEVATLTPEDLAFKIEAELFKLFGDANKKYREKGRSLLFNLKDRNNPELRERVMSGKISPERLCSMSAEELASKELTEWRMAKAEELAQMKVLPDTEVDIRRLVRKTHKGEFQVEVEHDDPIVAEVSAGTSLLTRPLKKKTVESQSPSGASIEYKEKVTGQGNSLEGPDLPGSLIIQTDGTDPMQGMMVDELKDTDLPPIVSLDEFMESLNNEPPFENLSADGGKKSPVSYGESPKRPSNLRASNRVSEIRKDATPKKAPLVKKPNSKDLSGSPAKETARPSDVPKKADLVWNGILQLTISSSITVGGLFYSGEKTSTKEWSGSLEIKGRVRVDAFEKFLQELPMSRTRAVMVLHFILRDKSSEEQRSNLTEAISSYIGDERLGYAEPVAGVELYLCPPASRMFEMLNKHILRERPGTEESFENGLIGVVVWRRAHISNAISPNSSSHQKHAFKKQPLAAPPKRFHDSPNLNPNTPTRKSQLPPADDDDDDIPPGFGPGAAEKDDDDLPEFNFSARELNPSASRNQLHGFKKLTRPVEDVRELIKKYGQGGPSVVTSKSVVVDDRRLGIEPWNDDDDDDIPEWRPQAPQQLPHHQPYAVPHGHQLPLHLHPSDGRTPPPAVTQLQRPPGGAWAPPPGYQHGPRWRQY
- the LOC125214898 gene encoding pentatricopeptide repeat-containing protein At1g63330-like isoform X1; this encodes MISHQFNFWGLCKISELSVECSFVPKRKRWFFSLSHFMRISTSCCAAQDTGFSSDDNVLLESCEYRELQQRMQRHAASGCITKALETLNFMRDNVLGKPTTYDYNAMIRYFLKSGSVSFDELFEVYSGMKRFGPSPNLLTYQTLLNGFIYVGRSKAAMYIAGEMMASGFSPSFTIMSKLFKKLLKTESVVDAVMLLEIMLSVNYIPSQYDISVLIQGLCHVGMVQVAISLFVKISGKGYFCGGIIYNPILWALCKSSKTFVALAFFGFLEKKGFVRSVYSYTALVYGFSKDRLWREAFFCLEEMENVGCKPSLVTYTVLIKFLCDDGKIDVALNLLGKMEESGYNPDLVVYNIVLREFCTQGRVDDAYDLIQLIDQKGLSPDMYTHAALAGGMLKRGNVEFVNKLLLNIILRHCSVDTAVYNIYLHSMCCDSNSGEALSLMQSVMEKGFRPTNRSYNIILKGLCKERNFYEAFKLFDCILWPSNGPDLISLNTVLSAACKLGNSAIVQRILWQMEHEGIKLDVVSLTSLIQYYCTVGKITDCLKLVESMVINGPKPNTVTVNTLLIGLCKNHLLGLAETFFNYFKQIGVLADTTTYNILIRAFIHEGNDLMVDELSREMSSRKLRLDLGTYNCFVHALCRRGKIALALHLRDQLRENGIPPNIFIYNTIMKAMFMKGMFWEIIDLLKDMYVDGCEPNEGSYKLLKEAKLKGWMKGSPQALQMRVFVMFGKLS